The Deltaproteobacteria bacterium region GACCCCACGCTCTCCGAGGACCACCGCTTCTACAAGACGGCGGTGTTCCTGGTGGCCGCGCTCAAGGCCTGCGGTCAGAGCGACGTGGCGCTGCACAAGTTCACCGGCTACTCGCGCGGCTGGCTCATCCGCCGCATCAAGAACCTCAAGCGCGCGGGCATCTGGAAGGACGGCCAGTTCCACCACCGCTGGTACGACGACGGCTTCGGCGCGGTGGAGCTCCGCCTCGACATCAAGACCGCTGAGGGCGAGATGGACGAGGACGTCGACTCGGACACCGAGCGCAAGGCGCGCTCGACCCTGGCCGAGGTCGACGCCGACGACGCGCGCGACTAGCGACCGGTCCAGGGCAGCAGCGTCGAAGGACGCACTCGGCTATCGCCGCACGCGATACCGCAGCAGGTAATCCAGGTTCCGCTGCTCCCAGCGGCGCGCGCGGTGGAAGAGCGGGAAGCGGCGCTCGCGCTGGTTGAACTCCGGCGTGTGCACGCAGCGCTTGCCCTCGCGCATCACCGCCGGGCTGAGGTGGTGCAGCATCTCGTGGAAGACCACCCACTCCACGAAGTAGCTGGGCACGCCGCGCTGATCGAGCGCGGGGTGGATGCGGATGACCTTCGACTCCGACGAGTAGCTGCCCAGCTTGATGCTCCGGCGCACCTTCGTCACCCGCGGGACGCGCGCGTAGGTGATGCTCGCCTTCACCTGGCCGCGGAAGAAGCGGCGGTTGAGCTCGTCGTAGATCTCCTGCAGGTGGTGCACGTCGCCCGCGGGCTCGATGGGCACCCGCGCGCGCAGCTCCGCGCTCGAGACGCGGCGGATGTACACGCGGTTCTGCTGGATGAACTTGTCGAGCTTCGCGCTGGCCTCTTCGTCGCCGCCCTTCACGTACTCCACCAGCGCCGCCACCAAGGGCTCGCTCGCGGCCAGGAACATGTGGTGCAGCCGCAGCCGGTACTCGCCCCGGCGCCGCTGAAAGCTGATCATGGTGTGGGTGTTGTCGTGGATCGACAGGCTCACCCGCGCACCCAGCTTGGCGCGCAGCCGCCGCTCCAGCACGCGACGCCAGATGCGCTCCAGGGGCAGGCTATCGGAAACGATCGCCGGACCGCTGAGACGCTTGGCGTCGACGTAGCCGCGTCCCTTGCGGGTCTTTTTCTGCGTCTTGGCCTTCGACCGGGACATGGCGCGGGGGTCCGAAATCGGGGCCAGAATACGGAAGAGCCCCCACGCTGGCAACGCGGCCACAGGCCCACAAAGTGGGTCTCCGGCGGCGCAGGTGGCAGAGAAAAAACGTGTGTAATTACTTAGTCTTGAGCGATGTGTCGTAGCGGTAGAACCCCTCGCCCGACTTCTTGCCAAGCTTGCCTTCGGCCACCATCCGACGCAGCAGCTCCGGCGCGCGGAAAACATCGGATCCTAGACTTTCTCGAAGATGGTCGGCGATGGTCAGGCGCACATCGAGGCCCACGTGATCGGTGAGCTTCAGCGGCCCCATGGGGTGGTTGTAGCCGAGCTCCATGGCGGCATCGATGTCGGCCGGCGACGCGACCTGCGCCTCGACCATTCGAATGGCCTCCATCGCCAGACAGATGCCCAGCCGCGAGCTCGCGAAGCCGGGCGAGTCGCGGACCTCGATGCAGGTCTTGCCCAGCTTCTCGCCGAGCGCGCGCGCCAGGGCCACCGTCTCCGGGCTCGACTGCTCCGCGCGCACCAGCTCCAGCAGCTTCATCAGGTGCGGCGGGTTGAAGAAGTGCATCCCGATGACGCGCTCCGGGTGCGGCAAGCCCGCGGCGAGCTTGGTCAGCGAGAGCGAGCTGGTGTTGCTGGCCAGCAGCGCGTCCGGGCCCAGCGACTTCGCGAGCTCGCCGAGGAGCCTCTGCTTCAACGCGAGGTCCTCGGGCACGGCCTCGACCACCCACTGAGCGCCCTCGAGCGCAGCGAGCGAATCGACCGCGCGGAGCTTGGCCAGCGCGGCCTCGCGGGCCTCGGCGGTGACCTTGCCCTTGGCGACGCCCGTGTCGAGGTTGGCGCGGATGCGCGCGAGGCCCTTCTCGGCGGCGTCGCGGGTGACGTCGTAGAGCACCACCTCGAAGCCCGACTGCGCCGCGATCTGGGCGATGCCGTGCCCCATCGTGCCCGCGCCGAGCACGGCGCAGCGCTGGATCTGCGAGAGCTGGAGGCTCACGGGCGCTTCTCCTTCTTGCGGTCGAGGAAGGCGGTCATGCGGCGCTCTTTTTCCTCGGAGTCGAAGAGCAGCGCCTGGCCGAGCCGCTCGGCGACCGTGGGATCTCCGCCGCGCGCCGCGGCCTGGAAGCTGAGCTTGGCCACCTGCAGGGCCATCGGCGCGTGCTGGGCGATCTCGCTCGCCAGCTCGAGTGCGGTGGCCTCGAGCTTGTCCTCGACGCACACCAGCTCGACCAGCCCCAGCTCATGCGCCTGCTGCCCGTCGAGGATCCGGCCGGTGAACACGAGCTCCTTGGCCTTGCCCAGCCCAATCAGCCGCGGCAGTCGCCAGGTGCCGCCGGCGGCCGGATAGATCCCCAGGCCGACCTCGGGAAGCCCGAGCTTCGCCGAGCGCGCGGCCACGCGAAGGTCGCAGGCGAGCGCGAGCTCCAGGCCGCCGCCGAGCGCGAAGCCGTGGATGGCGGCGATCGTCGGGCGGGGAAAGTCCTCCACGGCCTGGAAGAGCCTGGCGTTGAAGGCGCGCAGCGCATCGGGCGAGCGGCGGGCGCGGAGCTCTCCGATGTCGGCGCCGGAGGCGAAGAGCTTGCCCTCGCCGGCGAGGACGACGACGGCCACGCTCGGGTCCGAGGCGAGGGCGTCCAGCAGCGCGAGCAGCTCGTCGACGACCTGCTTGTTGATGGCGTTGCGGACGTCGGGCCGGTTCAGCCCGATGCGGGCGACGTTTCCCTGCACCCGGCAGGTGAGCACGGACAGCGGCGGCAAGGCCATGGCGAGCCCCTTCGCGAAGGGCTGCCTGATAGCACATGCGCGCGGTGGCTAGACGGGCATCGCCTCGGCGCCGTCATCTGGCGCTTGCGGAACCAGGCCGCTCCCGGTGGTGCCGGAGTGGCGCGGACTGGGCGTCCCTTCGGACTCGTCGGGCGGCGAGCTGGCCGCCGTGGAGCCGCTGGTCGGATCCGAGGTGCTGCCCGTGGTGCCATCGACGGGCGAGGGCAGGGTGTCGAAGATCTCGCGGTCGTCGTGGCCGGAGGTGCCGGCGCCGGCGGTGGTGCGGGGCACGCCGTCGTCGGCCGCGCGCACGCCCAGCGACGGATCCACCGCCACCCGCACCGGCGCCTGATCCGCGCAGGCAGCGAAGAGGGCGGCACAGGCCAGGGCGGCGAGGACGATTCGCATCGGCGGCAAGACTAGTTTTCTCGCGCTGCCGGTTCAAGCCGCCGCGCGGCACTTGATCGAGATCAGCTATTCGATTCCCAGCGAACGCATGAACTCGGCGGCCTTGAGCGACCGGCCGACGTGGTGGGCCACGAAGCGCTCCAGGTGTCGCCGCGCCTCGCGCCGGGCCTCGGTGGCCATGGGTGCGCGCACGCCGGATTGGAGCGCGCGCAGGCCGTCCGCGGCGTCGCGGGAGATGGGCCGGGCCCCGCGCACGCGGCGCGCGCAGTCGGGGCAGAGGATGCCGCCGGCGTCCTCGTCGAAGCGGTCGGCGTCGGAGGGCGCCTCGCCGCAGCCGGTGCAGGCCTCGAGGGTCGGTCGCAGCCCGGCCCAGCCGAGCGCGCGGAGCTCGAAGACGATGAGGTCCTCCGGGCCGCCCTTGCGGTTGGAGAAGCGGAACAGCAGGTCCACCAGCTCACCGAAGAGCTCCGGGTGCGGCTCGCGCTCGCGGCACACCTCGCGCACCAGCTCGCAGGCGTAGCTGGCGCGGGCGATGTCGTTGAGGTCGTCACGGATGGCGGTGAACGGCTCGAGGATCTCCGCGCGCTCGAAGCGGTAGAGGTCACCGCGCCGCTCCACGAGCGCGGCGTTCACCAGCGTGAAGGGCTCCAGCGCCCCGCCGAAGCGGCGCACGCTCCTGCGCGCGTGGGCCGCGAAGGCGGAGAGCCGCCCACGCTCCTCGGAGAAGAGCGAGACCACGCGATCGGCCTCGCCGGTGTCGACGCTGCCCAGCACCACGCACTTGAACGAGGCGCGCTCCATGGCGCGAGCCTAATGGTGGAAGTGGACGAACGCCCAGATTCCCAGGAGCAGCGCCGCCCCGGCCACCGCCGCGCCCACCCGCGCGCCCTGCTGGCTCTTGCGCCGGCGACTCACCGGCGTCTCCTCGCCGGCGGCGGGCCCGAGCGCCTCCTGCAGGCGGAGCACCGTCTCTTCGACCGACAGCCCCACGCAGCGTGCATAGGCCTTCACCGCGCCGATCACGAAGACGCGCTCCGGCAACCGCGAGAAGTCGTCGGCCTCGAGCGCCTTGAGCTGGCCCAGGGAGAGCTTGGTCTGGTCGGCCACGGCCTGGAGGGTGAGCCCGCGCAGCTCGCGCTGCCGGGCCAGGTAGCGTCCAAAGCCTTCGGGCGCTGAGGGAGCCGGCGCCGGTGCGTCGCTCACGGCTTGCCGCCCTTCTCCAGGCGGATGCACTCGTCGAGCAGCGGGTCGCCTTCCTTGGCGCGGTCGCGGCAGGTGCCGAAGTTGCGGACGGCGTCGGTGGGCTTGCCCAGCTTGAGCTGCACCTTGCCCAGCTCGTAGTAGGCCTGCGCGGAGTCGGGGCACTTCTTGAGCATGCGCGAGAGCTCGGTCTCGGCCATGTCCAGCTTGCCCTCCTGGTCGTAGATGAGGCCCAGGTTGCGGTAGCCCTGGCAGAACTCGGGGTTCACCCGGACGGATTCCTGGATGAGGGGCAGCCCGCGGGCCACGTCGCCCTTCTTGAAGAGGCACCAGCCCTCGTTGTTGGCCGCCAGGAAGCCGCCCTTGTACTGCAGGTCTTTCAAGACCTCGTCCTCGAGGCGCACGCAGTCGTCGAAGCGGCCCTCGTCGGTGTAGAGCGCGGCGAGGTTGTTCTTGGCGCTGGCGTAGTCGGGCTTGATCTGCAGCGCCCGGAGGTAGTGCTTCTCCGACTCGTCCAGCTGGCGGAACGAGAGGTGGTACAGGAGCCCCAGCGCGTTCTCCGCCTCGGGGTAGTTGGGGTCGTAGACCAGCGCCTGCTGGTACTCCGCCAGCGCCTGGCGCACGTTGCCCGTGGACTGGTCGTTGGCCCCCAGCGAGAACTGGATGGTGGCGTTCTCGTGGGCCTTGTCGCCGCCGGAGCCATTGGGGTCGTCGGGCCGGGTCTGCGTGCCCGGGCAGCCGAGCAGGCCCGCTGCCAAAACAAGATATATCGAGATAAATCGCTTCATCAGAAGGAGGCCAGAAGGCGAGCCAGGCTCTCCTGCTTGGTGGGGCCGGCGGCCTTCTTCACGCCGGTGAGCTTGCGGAAGCAGGGGAGGGTCTTGATGAGCTCCTCCTGGTCCTCCGGGGGACGCTCGCGGAAGTGGAGGTCGTCGGTCATGAAGCCCATGCTCTCCGCGAAGGCCTGGGCCTCGGCCCACTCGGCCTGGTAGCGCTCGCGGGGGAAGGCACGATTCTCGGAGAGGAAGATGACGCCCTCTTCGGTCTCGGTGAGGTGCAGGAACACCCACACCGTGAAGCTCCCGTCGGTGTTGGCGGTGCCCACCAGGTAGAGCTGGCATGACTGCGGCGCCTTGCCGGGGATGGCCAGGTGCGGCGTGTTCAGGCTCTGGTGGATGGCGACGACGTGCTCGCGCGCCGCCTGGATGTGGCTGACCCGGGGTTCGTGGGCGTACATGGGGCCCTTCTCCAGCCGACTAGCGGCCGGTGAAGTTGAACTCCTCGGTGATGTCCTCGGCCTCGTTGGCGGCGCGCTTGAAGGTGAGGAGGGGGTTGTCGATGATCACCTGGTCGCCGCCGGCGGTGCCTTCGCCCAC contains the following coding sequences:
- a CDS encoding enoyl-CoA hydratase/isomerase family protein — translated: MALPPLSVLTCRVQGNVARIGLNRPDVRNAINKQVVDELLALLDALASDPSVAVVVLAGEGKLFASGADIGELRARRSPDALRAFNARLFQAVEDFPRPTIAAIHGFALGGGLELALACDLRVAARSAKLGLPEVGLGIYPAAGGTWRLPRLIGLGKAKELVFTGRILDGQQAHELGLVELVCVEDKLEATALELASEIAQHAPMALQVAKLSFQAAARGGDPTVAERLGQALLFDSEEKERRMTAFLDRKKEKRP
- a CDS encoding helix-turn-helix domain-containing protein, which codes for MSDAPAPAPSAPEGFGRYLARQRELRGLTLQAVADQTKLSLGQLKALEADDFSRLPERVFVIGAVKAYARCVGLSVEETVLRLQEALGPAAGEETPVSRRRKSQQGARVGAAVAGAALLLGIWAFVHFHH
- a CDS encoding social motility and stimulation tgl protein, which encodes MYAHEPRVSHIQAAREHVVAIHQSLNTPHLAIPGKAPQSCQLYLVGTANTDGSFTVWVFLHLTETEEGVIFLSENRAFPRERYQAEWAEAQAFAESMGFMTDDLHFRERPPEDQEELIKTLPCFRKLTGVKKAAGPTKQESLARLLASF
- the recO gene encoding DNA repair protein RecO, whose translation is MERASFKCVVLGSVDTGEADRVVSLFSEERGRLSAFAAHARRSVRRFGGALEPFTLVNAALVERRGDLYRFERAEILEPFTAIRDDLNDIARASYACELVREVCREREPHPELFGELVDLLFRFSNRKGGPEDLIVFELRALGWAGLRPTLEACTGCGEAPSDADRFDEDAGGILCPDCARRVRGARPISRDAADGLRALQSGVRAPMATEARREARRHLERFVAHHVGRSLKAAEFMRSLGIE
- the tgl gene encoding social motility TPR repeat lipoprotein Tgl; this encodes MKRFISIYLVLAAGLLGCPGTQTRPDDPNGSGGDKAHENATIQFSLGANDQSTGNVRQALAEYQQALVYDPNYPEAENALGLLYHLSFRQLDESEKHYLRALQIKPDYASAKNNLAALYTDEGRFDDCVRLEDEVLKDLQYKGGFLAANNEGWCLFKKGDVARGLPLIQESVRVNPEFCQGYRNLGLIYDQEGKLDMAETELSRMLKKCPDSAQAYYELGKVQLKLGKPTDAVRNFGTCRDRAKEGDPLLDECIRLEKGGKP
- a CDS encoding 3-hydroxyacyl-CoA dehydrogenase family protein; translated protein: MQRCAVLGAGTMGHGIAQIAAQSGFEVVLYDVTRDAAEKGLARIRANLDTGVAKGKVTAEAREAALAKLRAVDSLAALEGAQWVVEAVPEDLALKQRLLGELAKSLGPDALLASNTSSLSLTKLAAGLPHPERVIGMHFFNPPHLMKLLELVRAEQSSPETVALARALGEKLGKTCIEVRDSPGFASSRLGICLAMEAIRMVEAQVASPADIDAAMELGYNHPMGPLKLTDHVGLDVRLTIADHLRESLGSDVFRAPELLRRMVAEGKLGKKSGEGFYRYDTSLKTK